The Clostridioides sp. ES-S-0010-02 genome window below encodes:
- a CDS encoding PBSX family phage terminase large subunit, whose amino-acid sequence MVILMITRVQFNPSFREANFTKKRYRAMKGSAGSGKSVNVAQDYILKLGDKKYQGANLLVVRKSEATHKYSTYAELTGAINRIYGKQADKYWKTTLNPLEIKNKVTGNSIIFRGVNDAKQREKLKSINFSKGKLTWVWCEEATELMESDIDILDDRLRGILTNPNLYYQMTFTFNPVSATHWIKRKYFDYKNDDIFTHHSTYLQNRFIDEAYYRRMQMRKEQDPEGYRVYGLGEWGETGGAILKNYVIHEFPTEFEYFDNMRLSQDFGFNHANVILRIGFKDGELYICNEIYVHEMDTSEIIRIANSKGLEKNLFMYCDSAEPDRIKMWKSAGYKAKGVKKGSGSVKAQIDYLKQLRIHVHPSCTNTIKEIQQWKWKQDERTGLYLDEPVEFMDDAMAALRYSIDNKLKNSGISFLK is encoded by the coding sequence ATGGTGATTCTAATGATAACTAGAGTACAATTTAATCCATCTTTTAGAGAAGCTAACTTTACTAAAAAAAGATACAGAGCTATGAAAGGTTCAGCAGGGAGTGGAAAATCTGTTAATGTAGCACAGGATTATATCCTAAAGCTAGGTGATAAAAAGTATCAAGGAGCTAACTTATTAGTAGTTAGAAAATCAGAAGCTACACACAAGTATTCAACCTATGCAGAACTTACAGGAGCTATAAATCGTATTTATGGTAAACAAGCTGATAAATATTGGAAAACAACTTTAAATCCTTTAGAAATTAAGAACAAAGTTACTGGTAATTCTATAATTTTCAGAGGGGTTAATGATGCAAAACAAAGAGAAAAATTAAAATCAATTAACTTCTCGAAAGGTAAGCTAACATGGGTTTGGTGTGAAGAAGCTACAGAACTTATGGAAAGTGATATAGATATACTAGACGACCGTTTAAGAGGTATTTTAACTAACCCTAATTTATACTATCAAATGACATTTACATTTAATCCGGTTTCAGCCACTCATTGGATAAAAAGAAAATATTTTGATTATAAAAATGATGATATATTCACTCATCATAGCACTTATTTACAAAATAGATTCATTGATGAAGCTTACTATAGAAGAATGCAAATGAGAAAAGAGCAAGACCCCGAAGGTTATAGAGTATATGGACTTGGAGAATGGGGAGAAACTGGTGGAGCAATACTTAAAAATTATGTTATACATGAATTTCCTACAGAATTTGAGTATTTTGATAATATGAGACTGTCACAAGACTTTGGATTTAACCATGCAAATGTAATACTTAGAATTGGTTTTAAGGATGGCGAACTATATATATGTAATGAAATATATGTACATGAAATGGATACATCAGAAATAATAAGAATTGCAAATAGTAAAGGGTTAGAAAAGAATTTATTTATGTATTGTGATAGTGCTGAACCAGATAGAATTAAAATGTGGAAAAGTGCGGGATATAAAGCTAAAGGAGTTAAAAAAGGATCTGGAAGTGTTAAAGCTCAAATAGATTATTTAAAACAGTTAAGAATACATGTACATCCTAGTTGCACCAATACAATAAAAGAAATTCAACAATGGAAATGGAAACAAGATGAAAGAACAGGGTTATATCTTGATGAACCAGTTGAATTTATGGATGATGCAATGGCAGCTCTTAGATATTCTATAGATAATAAACTTAAAAATAGTGGAATAAGCTTCTTGAAATAA
- a CDS encoding helix-turn-helix domain-containing protein, whose translation MQDVKENVKQDYLKGMKQKEISAKYDISLNTLKSWIKRYNWSSEKKKSAPKSKRGAPIGNKNATGPPGNKNAEKFGFFSKYLPEETQDLINEINNKDKFDILWEQITIQYAAIIRAQKIMYVKDKEEMIKELKKHESTENGEKIEYEFQFAWDRQASFLNAQSRAMSELRSLIKQYDEMIHKDWNLATEEQKNRVEKLKCEVRELNRTDDENDELKIVIDYGDSNDN comes from the coding sequence GTGCAAGATGTCAAAGAAAATGTAAAACAAGATTACCTAAAAGGTATGAAACAAAAGGAAATATCAGCAAAGTATGACATTAGTTTAAACACTTTAAAGTCATGGATAAAGAGATACAATTGGTCTAGTGAGAAAAAGAAGAGTGCACCTAAAAGTAAAAGGGGTGCACCCATAGGTAATAAAAATGCTACTGGTCCACCTGGAAATAAGAACGCTGAAAAATTCGGTTTCTTCTCAAAATACTTACCCGAAGAAACTCAAGACCTAATTAATGAGATAAATAATAAAGATAAATTTGATATTCTTTGGGAACAGATAACAATTCAATATGCAGCAATAATAAGAGCACAAAAGATAATGTATGTTAAAGATAAAGAAGAAATGATTAAGGAACTCAAAAAACATGAAAGTACAGAAAATGGCGAGAAGATAGAATATGAATTCCAATTTGCATGGGATAGGCAAGCATCTTTTCTTAATGCACAGAGTAGGGCAATGAGTGAGTTAAGGAGCCTTATAAAGCAGTATGATGAAATGATTCATAAGGATTGGAATTTGGCTACAGAGGAGCAGAAAAATAGAGTTGAGAAGTTAAAATGTGAAGTAAGAGAACTTAATAGAACTGATGACGAAAATGATGAATTAAAAATAGTAATAGATTATGGTGATTCTAATGATAACTAG